From Campylobacter concisus, a single genomic window includes:
- the rnc gene encoding ribonuclease III, whose product MRILEEFEKNLGYKFKKTELLEEALTHKSTKQALNNERLEFLGDAVMDLLVAEYLFKKFSKIAEGDMSKLRAALVNEKSFANMARHLKMGKFLRLSTAEENNGGREKDSILSDAFEAVMGAIYLEAGLDKVREISIALLELCYPQIDFAHLEKDYKTALQEVTQASLGVIPTYELIGTSGPDHKKEFEIALLLNGKEISRAVGSSKKQAQQLAAKVALEKIKK is encoded by the coding sequence ATGAGAATTTTAGAAGAATTTGAAAAGAATCTTGGATATAAATTTAAAAAAACTGAGCTTTTAGAAGAGGCGCTAACACACAAGAGCACCAAACAGGCGTTAAACAACGAAAGGCTCGAGTTTTTGGGCGATGCGGTGATGGATCTGCTTGTGGCTGAGTATCTTTTTAAAAAATTTAGCAAGATCGCAGAGGGCGACATGAGTAAGCTAAGAGCCGCACTTGTAAATGAAAAAAGCTTTGCAAATATGGCAAGGCATCTAAAAATGGGTAAATTTTTAAGGCTAAGTACGGCTGAAGAGAACAATGGCGGACGTGAGAAAGATAGCATTTTAAGCGATGCATTTGAGGCTGTGATGGGCGCTATCTACCTTGAGGCTGGACTTGATAAAGTGCGAGAAATTTCGATCGCTCTGCTTGAGCTTTGCTATCCACAGATCGACTTTGCACACCTCGAAAAGGACTACAAAACCGCTCTTCAAGAGGTCACTCAGGCCAGTCTTGGTGTCATCCCAACATACGAACTCATCGGCACGTCAGGTCCTGATCACAAGAAAGAATTTGAAATAGCCTTGCTACTAAATGGCAAAGAAATTTCACGTGCCGTTGGTAGCTCTAAAAAACAAGCCCAACAGCTTGCAGCAAAAGTCGCACTAGAAAAAATCAAAAAATAG
- a CDS encoding molybdopterin-dependent oxidoreductase, whose amino-acid sequence MKRRDFIKFSALAATAAQANKIEGVTKTIFDQKKTFGANRFGLFWANTNSNQIVSVDPFEGDKFPNTMNNSLPDLIQNESRVLYPYVRKSYLKAKGAAKSELRGKEEFVRVSWETALDLAAKALKENFDKYGPESIYGECYWWGGSGKISWGRTVGHRMLKVLGGYVEESGDYSTGAGLVIMPHVLGNSAVYDAPTKWEAIAKNAKNVVFWGTDPLVTGQISWQPPTHDGYLGIKKIKEAGIKTYSVCVFKNDTTRYLGSETIIVRPNTDVAMMLGMCHYLYENKLYDEEFIKKYTVGFNKFKDYLLGTTDKVVKDINWASKICGVKAEDIAKFATALAKEPSVIIAGRSLQRQDHGEMGFWGIVTLSAMLGQIGKEGLGFEFSLGYDSAGATDKIAPVLKGLSTRIDEKYENIDGAPWKKFKNVTIPSSRSIEALQNPGKEIDYDGSKIKLPHMRVAYMASGSMFTRHQDVNNAVKAWRKFDTVITAEPYWTSTAKLSDIVLPVALEVERNDINQSVPSSEYIVAYKPVVEPMGESRSDYWICSQICKRWGREEVFTEGKDELGWAKEFYADAVEQAKALDLKMPSFDEFWKEGYVKFDKDNEETKYYTRLSAFRENPHKNRLGTPSGKIEIYSPTIAKFGYKDFAPHFAWIEPFEWLGSEKAKKYPFSITTPHSRYRLHSQLNNSIIRNYAEVCAREPMLINTNDAKKKGIATGDVVRVFNDRGEILVGALVTDIIPEHVIAICEGAWYDPEVLGERSLCKHGCINVLTRDKGTSSIAQSNCGHTILADLEKYKGEIKPITAFSKPKILQSL is encoded by the coding sequence ATGAAAAGACGAGATTTTATAAAATTTTCTGCACTTGCAGCCACTGCGGCACAAGCGAACAAGATTGAAGGTGTGACAAAAACCATTTTTGACCAAAAGAAAACTTTTGGAGCAAATAGATTTGGTCTATTTTGGGCAAATACCAACTCAAATCAAATCGTCTCCGTTGATCCATTTGAGGGCGATAAATTCCCAAATACCATGAACAATAGCTTGCCAGACCTCATCCAAAACGAGAGCCGCGTGCTCTATCCATACGTGAGAAAGAGCTATCTAAAAGCAAAAGGCGCAGCAAAGAGCGAGCTTCGTGGCAAAGAAGAATTTGTGCGCGTTAGCTGGGAGACTGCCCTTGATCTAGCAGCAAAAGCTTTAAAAGAAAATTTTGACAAATATGGCCCTGAGAGCATCTACGGCGAGTGCTACTGGTGGGGCGGTAGCGGCAAGATCAGCTGGGGTAGGACTGTTGGCCACAGGATGCTAAAAGTGCTTGGCGGATACGTAGAAGAGAGTGGCGACTACTCAACGGGTGCTGGCCTTGTCATCATGCCTCACGTCCTAGGCAACAGCGCCGTTTATGATGCGCCGACAAAGTGGGAGGCTATCGCTAAAAACGCTAAAAACGTTGTATTTTGGGGCACTGACCCACTTGTAACTGGTCAAATTTCATGGCAACCGCCAACACACGATGGCTATCTTGGCATCAAAAAGATAAAAGAGGCAGGCATAAAAACTTATAGCGTTTGCGTCTTTAAAAATGACACCACAAGATATCTTGGCTCTGAAACCATCATCGTTCGTCCAAATACCGACGTAGCAATGATGCTTGGCATGTGCCACTATCTATATGAAAACAAGCTTTATGACGAGGAATTTATCAAAAAATACACAGTCGGCTTTAATAAATTTAAAGACTACCTACTTGGCACAACCGACAAAGTGGTCAAAGATATCAACTGGGCGAGCAAAATTTGTGGCGTAAAAGCCGAAGATATCGCTAAATTTGCAACAGCGCTTGCAAAAGAGCCAAGCGTCATCATCGCAGGCAGGTCACTTCAAAGACAAGATCACGGCGAGATGGGCTTTTGGGGCATCGTAACACTTAGCGCGATGCTAGGTCAGATAGGCAAAGAGGGGCTTGGATTTGAGTTTAGCCTAGGATACGACTCTGCGGGCGCTACGGATAAGATCGCTCCGGTGCTAAAAGGCCTAAGTACTCGCATCGACGAGAAATACGAAAACATCGACGGCGCGCCGTGGAAGAAATTTAAAAACGTCACCATCCCATCTTCAAGATCGATCGAGGCTTTGCAAAACCCTGGCAAAGAGATAGACTATGACGGCTCAAAGATCAAGCTACCACACATGAGAGTGGCTTACATGGCTTCTGGTTCGATGTTTACAAGGCATCAAGATGTAAATAACGCCGTTAAAGCATGGCGTAAATTTGATACTGTAATAACTGCTGAGCCATACTGGACAAGCACAGCTAAACTAAGCGATATCGTCTTACCAGTGGCACTAGAAGTCGAGAGAAATGACATCAACCAAAGTGTCCCATCGAGCGAATACATCGTGGCTTATAAGCCAGTAGTTGAGCCAATGGGCGAAAGCAGAAGCGACTACTGGATCTGCTCACAAATTTGCAAACGCTGGGGCAGAGAAGAGGTCTTTACTGAGGGCAAAGATGAGCTTGGTTGGGCAAAAGAATTTTACGCAGATGCGGTAGAACAAGCCAAAGCACTAGATCTTAAAATGCCAAGCTTTGATGAGTTTTGGAAAGAGGGATATGTCAAATTTGACAAAGACAATGAAGAGACAAAATACTACACAAGACTTAGTGCATTTAGAGAAAATCCACACAAAAATCGCCTTGGTACGCCATCAGGCAAGATAGAGATATACTCTCCAACTATTGCTAAATTTGGCTACAAAGACTTTGCTCCACACTTTGCTTGGATCGAGCCGTTTGAGTGGCTTGGTAGTGAAAAAGCTAAGAAATATCCATTTAGCATCACAACCCCACACTCAAGATACCGCTTGCACTCTCAGCTAAATAACTCAATAATCAGAAACTACGCTGAAGTTTGTGCTAGAGAGCCGATGCTAATAAATACAAACGACGCTAAGAAAAAAGGCATCGCAACTGGCGACGTGGTGAGAGTATTTAATGACAGGGGTGAAATTTTAGTAGGAGCGCTTGTCACTGACATCATCCCAGAGCACGTCATCGCTATTTGCGAAGGTGCGTGGTATGATCCTGAAGTGCTTGGCGAAAGAAGCCTTTGTAAACACGGCTGCATCAATGTCCTAACACGCGACAAAGGCACATCTAGTATCGCTCAAAGCAACTGCGGACATACGATACTAGCTGATCTTGAAAAATATAAAGGCGAGATCAAACCAATAACTGCATTTTCTAAACCAAAAATTTTACAATCTTTGTAG
- the aroC gene encoding chorismate synthase, with product MNTFGKKLTLTTFGESHGVAIGGVIDGLPAGLKIDTDFIQSELDRRRPGQSNFTTARDEADKIEIFSGIFNGVSTGAPIGFAIFNNNQKSNDYDNLREIFRPGHADFTYFKKYGFRDHRGGGRSSARETAVRVAGGAFAQLLLNEFNIEILSGVLGIGKVFSDKIDFNFAKNSQIYALGNEEAMKEVVNKARSEHDSVGAVVLSVARGVPAGLGEPLYDKLDSALAAALMGINGVKAVEIGAGVNVSSMLGSANNDEMDELGFLSNNAGGILGGISSGEDIVLKSHFKPTPSIFKEQKTLNLAGEAVDFELRGRHDPCIGIRGSVVATAMIRLVIADMLLLNASTKLENLKKIYG from the coding sequence TTGAATACATTTGGCAAAAAACTAACCTTAACGACCTTTGGCGAGAGCCACGGGGTGGCGATTGGTGGCGTGATAGACGGACTTCCAGCTGGGCTAAAGATCGATACAGATTTCATCCAAAGTGAGCTAGATAGACGCCGCCCGGGACAAAGCAACTTTACAACCGCAAGAGATGAAGCCGATAAGATAGAAATTTTTAGCGGTATTTTTAACGGAGTAAGCACTGGAGCACCGATAGGTTTTGCCATTTTTAACAACAACCAAAAGTCAAACGACTATGACAATTTACGTGAAATTTTCCGTCCAGGCCATGCTGATTTTACCTATTTTAAAAAATATGGCTTTAGAGATCACAGAGGTGGCGGACGCTCAAGCGCAAGAGAAACGGCCGTTAGAGTAGCTGGTGGGGCTTTTGCGCAGCTACTTTTAAATGAGTTTAATATAGAAATTTTAAGTGGAGTACTTGGCATCGGCAAAGTTTTTAGCGACAAAATAGACTTTAACTTTGCTAAAAATTCTCAAATTTACGCTCTTGGCAATGAAGAAGCGATGAAAGAAGTGGTAAATAAAGCTAGAAGCGAGCACGATAGCGTAGGAGCTGTGGTTTTAAGCGTGGCTAGAGGAGTGCCAGCTGGTCTTGGTGAGCCGCTTTATGATAAGCTAGATAGCGCGTTAGCGGCAGCTTTGATGGGTATAAATGGAGTAAAGGCCGTTGAGATAGGTGCTGGCGTGAATGTAAGCTCTATGCTTGGCTCAGCAAACAACGATGAGATGGACGAGCTTGGATTTTTAAGCAACAATGCAGGAGGTATACTTGGTGGCATAAGTAGCGGCGAAGATATAGTGCTAAAGAGCCATTTTAAGCCTACGCCTTCGATATTTAAAGAGCAAAAGACACTAAATTTAGCTGGCGAGGCGGTGGATTTTGAGCTAAGGGGTAGGCATGATCCTTGTATAGGCATACGAGGAAGCGTCGTTGCAACCGCGATGATAAGGCTAGTTATCGCCGATATGTTGCTACTAAATGCTAGTACAAAGCTTGAAAATTTAAAGAAAATTTACGGATAA
- the rnhA gene encoding ribonuclease HI, which translates to MKIVTLFSDGSCLGNPGAGGWAYILRFNEAQKKASGGEAYTTNNQMELKAAIMGLKALKEPCEVRLFTDSSYVVNSINEWLSNWQKRNFKNVKNVELWQEYLEISRPHKVVASWVKGHAGHPENEECDQMARDEALKIKDENER; encoded by the coding sequence GTGAAGATAGTAACACTTTTTAGCGACGGCTCGTGCCTTGGAAACCCTGGAGCTGGCGGCTGGGCTTACATCTTAAGATTTAATGAAGCGCAGAAAAAAGCAAGCGGTGGCGAGGCATACACAACAAATAACCAAATGGAGTTAAAAGCTGCGATAATGGGGTTAAAAGCGCTAAAAGAGCCTTGTGAAGTGAGACTATTTACCGATAGCTCATATGTGGTAAATAGTATAAATGAGTGGCTTTCCAACTGGCAAAAGAGAAATTTTAAAAACGTAAAAAATGTAGAGCTTTGGCAGGAGTATTTAGAAATTTCAAGGCCTCACAAAGTCGTGGCAAGCTGGGTTAAGGGGCACGCTGGACACCCTGAAAACGAGGAGTGCGACCAGATGGCAAGAGATGAGGCATTAAAAATAAAAGATGAGAATGAAAGATGA
- a CDS encoding tetratricopeptide repeat protein, giving the protein MSVDIFFIGHRDPIFSLIILFSIILMIAALSYAWGIFSSKDEKKRIEKFIRKFDSKDGISSEHKQMLQSPEIDAQSLCMLGQTFAKNGDFEKSISVYLIALGKVRDKNEKEFILNELGEVYFKAGFLKKASEVFEKALELSPRNVIALRFLTMIDEKLKNYKEALYALNSLEELGVNVKDQKAYIKAISTLDDRNLSFNEKIEVLSRLSQNFELLKRMILVLFIRHNENLENLKDFAKFEDVLDLLYNLKTPINLSDDKYRSLFYAKGDINEPCEIYGFELNAIKKLKDAKFDAAGLSFNYICKSCKNSFPMHFYRCPVCHELGSVKILSHITEKPSEDSNTF; this is encoded by the coding sequence ATGAGCGTGGATATTTTTTTCATTGGGCACAGAGATCCGATATTTAGCCTTATTATTTTATTTAGCATTATTTTGATGATAGCTGCATTAAGCTATGCTTGGGGTATCTTTTCAAGCAAAGATGAGAAAAAACGCATTGAAAAATTTATAAGAAAATTTGATAGCAAAGATGGCATAAGTAGCGAGCATAAACAGATGCTACAAAGCCCAGAGATAGACGCTCAAAGCCTTTGCATGCTAGGGCAAACTTTTGCTAAAAATGGTGATTTTGAAAAATCAATTAGTGTTTATCTCATAGCACTTGGCAAAGTTAGAGATAAAAATGAAAAAGAATTTATCCTAAACGAGCTTGGAGAGGTCTATTTTAAAGCAGGCTTTTTAAAAAAAGCTAGTGAGGTTTTTGAAAAGGCACTCGAACTAAGTCCTAGAAATGTCATCGCACTTCGCTTTCTGACAATGATAGATGAGAAACTCAAAAACTACAAAGAGGCACTTTATGCACTAAACTCACTTGAAGAGCTTGGAGTAAATGTAAAAGATCAAAAGGCCTATATAAAGGCTATCAGCACACTTGATGATAGAAATTTAAGCTTTAATGAAAAGATAGAAGTTCTCTCTCGTCTTAGCCAAAATTTTGAGCTTTTAAAACGCATGATCTTGGTGCTTTTTATAAGACACAATGAAAATTTAGAAAATTTAAAAGATTTTGCCAAATTTGAAGACGTACTTGATCTGCTTTACAACCTAAAAACGCCTATAAATTTGAGTGATGATAAGTATAGATCGCTCTTTTACGCAAAGGGTGATATAAATGAGCCTTGTGAAATTTACGGCTTTGAGTTAAACGCTATAAAAAAGCTAAAGGATGCCAAATTTGACGCAGCAGGACTTAGTTTTAACTACATTTGCAAAAGCTGCAAAAACTCATTTCCTATGCACTTTTACCGCTGTCCGGTCTGTCACGAGCTAGGAAGTGTCAAAATTTTATCCCACATCACAGAAAAACCAAGTGAAGATAGTAACACTTTTTAG
- a CDS encoding DNA repair protein, which yields MKNEAQKFYAVIDLKSFYASVECVERGLDPFKADLVVADDSRGNGSVCLAVSPALRAKGVKNRCRLFEIPKVIKFIIAPPRMQFYIDYAAKIYEIYLKYVSKDDIYVYSIDEAFIDLTSYVKFYNTDAKSIAKKIMDEILKTTGVTATCGMGTNLYLAKIALDILAKHSDDGIAFLDEQLYKERLWTHQPLDDFWRIGKQTRLKLEKHGIFCMKDIANAPRSLLEKFFGVDAYITIDHANGIEPTTIADIKAYKPSTKSYFSSEILPRDYERCEAVVVLKEMADRLALRMINKEVMASGITINIKFADKLEPHQRASVRFKTPTNVSSVLMSSAEELLLNKIKNVGLIRQISISANDVVKESLAHCSLFEDDTKEKAVLKSLNLIKEKFGKNSVLRAIDLLPEATGQDRNKKIGGHKSGE from the coding sequence ATGAAAAACGAAGCACAAAAATTTTATGCCGTCATTGATCTAAAGTCATTTTACGCCTCAGTTGAGTGCGTAGAGCGAGGACTTGATCCGTTTAAAGCCGATCTAGTCGTGGCTGACGATAGTCGTGGCAATGGAAGTGTTTGCCTAGCCGTTAGCCCAGCTCTTAGAGCCAAAGGTGTGAAAAATAGATGCAGACTTTTTGAGATACCAAAGGTTATAAAATTTATCATCGCACCGCCTAGAATGCAGTTTTACATCGACTATGCGGCTAAAATTTATGAGATATACCTAAAATATGTCTCAAAAGATGATATTTATGTCTATTCTATCGATGAAGCCTTTATTGATCTTACTTCTTATGTTAAATTTTATAATACCGATGCAAAATCCATAGCCAAAAAGATAATGGATGAAATTTTAAAAACTACTGGTGTGACGGCCACCTGTGGCATGGGCACAAATTTATACCTCGCAAAAATCGCCCTTGATATCCTGGCTAAGCACAGTGATGATGGGATTGCATTTTTAGACGAGCAACTTTATAAAGAGCGTCTTTGGACGCATCAACCGCTAGATGACTTTTGGCGCATCGGTAAGCAAACTAGGCTAAAGCTGGAAAAACATGGAATTTTTTGTATGAAAGATATAGCAAATGCTCCGCGAAGCTTACTTGAGAAATTTTTTGGAGTTGATGCCTATATAACGATAGATCACGCAAATGGCATAGAGCCAACGACAATAGCTGATATAAAAGCATATAAACCAAGCACAAAATCCTACTTTAGCTCTGAAATTTTACCAAGAGATTACGAGCGTTGCGAGGCGGTAGTCGTACTAAAAGAGATGGCTGATAGGCTAGCGCTTAGGATGATAAACAAAGAAGTAATGGCAAGTGGAATAACGATAAATATAAAATTTGCCGACAAACTCGAACCACACCAGCGTGCCAGCGTTCGGTTTAAGACACCAACAAATGTCTCAAGTGTGCTGATGAGTTCAGCCGAAGAGCTACTTTTAAACAAGATAAAAAATGTTGGGCTGATTAGGCAAATTAGCATCAGTGCAAACGACGTAGTAAAAGAGAGCCTGGCTCACTGTAGTCTTTTTGAGGATGATACTAAAGAAAAGGCGGTTTTAAAATCCCTAAATCTCATAAAAGAAAAATTTGGTAAAAACTCGGTTTTAAGAGCTATTGATCTACTACCAGAAGCCACTGGGCAAGACCGAAATAAAAAGATCGGAGGGCACAAAAGTGGCGAGTAA
- a CDS encoding autotransporter domain-containing protein produces the protein MLGAFAIPTFDNSDEDAKIDGRVRNYGLGIFSRLNLPRDFYIDLMAKAGRSQTKVDAKDVDYKILMPYYNASFGVGKKIKFDSFILDSGLNYAFSYVGSDEVYIGQSTLKFSSVTSSRAKIYSKIAYDAGKFNHYGKISAEYKFNTKSKIVVIQEDEEISLTQKGTSSEVEVGLRYTPTNATLINFWHSTIFWQKRSKQRKTSVCL, from the coding sequence ATGCTTGGGGCTTTTGCTATACCAACATTTGATAACAGCGATGAAGATGCCAAAATAGATGGTAGAGTTAGAAACTATGGACTTGGTATTTTTTCAAGGCTAAATTTGCCGCGTGATTTTTATATCGACCTCATGGCAAAAGCTGGTAGGAGCCAGACTAAGGTTGATGCGAAAGATGTTGATTATAAAATCTTGATGCCATACTACAATGCTAGCTTTGGCGTCGGCAAAAAGATAAAATTTGATAGTTTTATACTTGATAGCGGGCTAAACTACGCGTTCTCTTATGTCGGTAGCGATGAGGTATATATCGGACAAAGTACATTAAAATTTAGCAGCGTTACATCAAGTAGAGCTAAAATTTACTCAAAAATAGCCTATGATGCTGGTAAATTTAATCATTATGGAAAAATTAGCGCTGAGTATAAATTTAACACCAAGTCAAAAATAGTGGTGATCCAAGAAGACGAGGAGATCAGCCTAACTCAAAAAGGTACAAGTTCAGAGGTTGAGGTCGGTCTAAGATATACGCCAACTAATGCAACACTCATAAATTTTTGGCATAGCACAATCTTTTGGCAAAAAAGATCAAAGCAGCGCAAAACTTCAGTTTGCTTATAG
- a CDS encoding YolD-like family protein translates to MASKDRAKIFSSFNPLSTLERALRQKEREKCEKLELDESKVDEILKKISELRPADEVYVSYHDGYTYTSASGLISDVNSKNKTLMVVKTRIKFEDINDLKII, encoded by the coding sequence GTGGCGAGTAAAGATAGAGCGAAAATTTTTAGCTCGTTTAATCCTCTCTCAACCTTAGAGCGAGCCTTGCGACAAAAAGAGCGAGAAAAATGCGAAAAACTAGAGCTTGATGAGAGCAAAGTCGATGAAATTTTAAAAAAGATAAGCGAGCTAAGACCGGCTGATGAAGTATATGTGAGCTATCATGACGGCTACACCTATACAAGTGCTAGTGGACTAATCTCTGACGTAAATTCCAAAAACAAAACTCTTATGGTTGTAAAAACTAGGATCAAATTTGAAGATATAAATGACCTAAAAATAATTTAG
- a CDS encoding pyrroline-5-carboxylate reductase family protein: MKNVKIGFIGGGNMGGAMIEALWRVQPDEVGVVRNSAEEGRKSSGGSEARGTENLAQMDKTPSLHECEKKTKFEIIACARNKNEALRQRFGIKIAASETDLAREADAIVLATKPASYEAILRLIAPDLAGKILLLLAPNFDIKRARQIVGEGVYIARAMPNIAACIGASATALCFDAGFSEAKKETVREIIAKIGKIYEIDETGFAAFTGIASSLPAYACAFIEAAADAGVRGRTA, encoded by the coding sequence ATGAAAAACGTAAAAATAGGCTTCATCGGCGGCGGAAATATGGGCGGCGCGATGATAGAGGCGCTTTGGCGAGTGCAACCTGACGAGGTCGGCGTAGTGCGAAACTCGGCCGAGGAGGGGCGAAAATCCAGCGGCGGCAGCGAGGCGCGCGGGACTGAAAATTTAGCGCAAATGGATAAAACCCCAAGCCTGCATGAATGCGAAAAAAAGACGAAATTTGAAATCATAGCCTGCGCCAGAAACAAAAACGAAGCTTTACGGCAGAGATTCGGTATAAAAATAGCCGCGAGCGAAACGGATCTAGCGCGCGAAGCGGACGCGATCGTGCTGGCTACTAAGCCCGCTAGCTACGAGGCTATCTTGCGTCTGATCGCGCCTGATCTTGCGGGCAAAATTTTGCTTCTTTTGGCGCCTAATTTTGACATAAAACGCGCTAGGCAAATCGTAGGCGAGGGCGTTTATATAGCTCGTGCGATGCCAAATATCGCGGCTTGCATCGGAGCGTCGGCCACGGCTCTTTGCTTTGACGCTGGATTTAGCGAGGCCAAGAAAGAGACCGTGCGCGAGATAATCGCTAAAATCGGTAAAATTTACGAGATAGACGAGACTGGTTTTGCCGCATTTACGGGCATCGCAAGCAGCCTGCCCGCGTATGCGTGCGCCTTTATCGAGGCTGCGGCCGATGCGGGCGTGCGGGGGCGGACTGCCTAG
- a CDS encoding pyrroline-5-carboxylate reductase dimerization domain-containing protein has product MRACGGGLPRQLCYDAVAAAVEGTARLIQSGKHPAALKDEVCSPAGTTIEGLAALEKGGFRGALMDAVAACIAKARG; this is encoded by the coding sequence ATGCGGGCGTGCGGGGGCGGACTGCCTAGGCAGCTTTGCTACGACGCCGTTGCGGCAGCCGTAGAAGGGACGGCGCGTCTGATCCAAAGCGGCAAGCACCCGGCCGCGCTAAAAGACGAGGTCTGCTCGCCCGCGGGAACCACGATCGAGGGACTTGCCGCGCTTGAAAAGGGCGGATTTCGCGGCGCCTTGATGGATGCCGTCGCCGCTTGCATCGCCAAAGCGAGGGGTTAG
- a CDS encoding tetratricopeptide repeat protein — MKILLFALLAAINLFASEPGLSPLLAADTLEKLKKCKNPDLNATKECVQAGMVAANLKQDYGAAEGLFSLACAKGDGEGCFYLGELYKNNLVKAADKSERETKISAYYKASCVLYEYLPGCLALANFMQEELGDEVQSFAINNTLCNKKYAPGCYNVGWMIERTGGDIGEMMEYYERSCKLGYVGGCARAAWLYEGNFNENRYEQVKKDAKKAKQMQKRACELGDKQSC; from the coding sequence ATGAAAATCTTATTATTTGCGCTACTTGCGGCGATAAATTTATTCGCTAGCGAGCCGGGCCTTTCGCCATTGCTAGCTGCAGATACGCTAGAAAAGCTCAAAAAATGCAAAAATCCCGACCTAAACGCCACCAAAGAGTGCGTGCAAGCGGGCATGGTAGCGGCTAACTTAAAGCAAGACTACGGCGCGGCGGAGGGGCTATTTAGCCTAGCCTGCGCCAAAGGAGACGGCGAGGGCTGTTTTTATCTGGGCGAACTTTATAAAAATAACCTAGTAAAAGCCGCGGATAAGAGCGAGCGCGAGACTAAGATTAGCGCGTATTACAAGGCTAGCTGCGTCCTTTACGAGTATTTGCCCGGTTGCTTGGCGCTAGCGAATTTCATGCAAGAAGAGCTGGGCGACGAGGTGCAGTCGTTTGCGATAAACAATACCCTATGCAACAAAAAATACGCTCCCGGATGCTACAACGTGGGCTGGATGATAGAGCGAACGGGAGGCGATATAGGCGAGATGATGGAGTATTACGAGCGCTCGTGTAAGCTAGGCTACGTAGGCGGCTGCGCGAGAGCGGCGTGGCTGTATGAGGGAAATTTCAACGAAAACAGATACGAGCAAGTAAAAAAAGACGCGAAAAAGGCAAAGCAAATGCAAAAAAGGGCGTGCGAGCTAGGCGATAAGCAAAGCTGTTAA